Proteins encoded together in one Kutzneria kofuensis window:
- a CDS encoding HAD family hydrolase encodes MSWLTSPGHLLVCDLDGTLLRSDTSLSDAARDGLNRLVAAGVALTVASARSTAAMRPMLPGVDLRLPVIEHNGAYISDLRTGEHLVTNALDPATAGKAIDLLGDPIVTSWDGSRDRVHFSVDLNPGAGWFIGEKLRYRDPRLTETADLRTVADREQVVMLCSYVPDDDAPGVAAAVQAAVGDGARVWAALNSYSPGWSEVVLQSPLATKGAAILELRQRLDLDGEITVCGDHVNDLPMFAVADRRIAPANAQPEVRATASVVTGTNDDDSVVTYLLDQLAIRRREAGE; translated from the coding sequence GTGAGCTGGCTGACGTCACCGGGACATCTGCTCGTCTGCGACCTCGACGGGACGCTGCTGCGATCCGACACTTCCCTGTCCGACGCCGCCCGCGACGGGCTGAACCGCCTCGTCGCGGCCGGCGTCGCGCTGACCGTGGCCAGTGCGCGCAGCACCGCCGCGATGCGGCCGATGCTGCCCGGCGTCGACCTGCGGCTGCCGGTGATCGAGCACAACGGGGCGTACATCTCCGACCTGCGCACCGGCGAGCACCTCGTCACCAACGCGCTGGACCCGGCGACCGCCGGCAAGGCCATCGACCTGCTCGGCGACCCGATCGTCACCAGCTGGGACGGTTCCCGGGACCGGGTGCACTTCAGCGTGGACCTCAACCCCGGAGCCGGCTGGTTCATCGGCGAGAAGCTCCGGTACCGGGACCCACGGCTGACCGAGACGGCCGACCTGCGCACGGTCGCCGACCGGGAACAGGTCGTCATGCTGTGCTCGTACGTGCCGGACGACGACGCCCCGGGTGTCGCCGCGGCCGTGCAGGCCGCCGTCGGCGACGGCGCGCGGGTGTGGGCGGCGCTGAACTCGTACAGCCCGGGCTGGTCCGAGGTCGTGCTGCAGAGCCCGCTGGCCACCAAGGGCGCGGCCATCCTGGAGCTGCGGCAGCGGCTGGACCTGGACGGCGAGATCACCGTGTGCGGCGACCACGTGAACGACCTGCCGATGTTCGCCGTCGCCGACCGCCGGATCGCGCCGGCCAACGCCCAGCCGGAAGTCCGGGCGACCGCGTCGGTCGTGACGGGAACCAACGACGATGACAGCGTCGTCACATATCTGCTGGATCAGCTCGCGATCCGACGGCGCGAAGCCGGCGAATAG